The DNA sequence TCCCAAACATGTGTTTGTGGAAAAAAAAGGGCGGATTGAACGTTCTAACGTCGTGTTCCGCGATAATCAGCACCTGTTACAGATTCTGGACCGAATCGTATCCAAGGTCGGTCGACGCGTCGATGAAACATCGCCGCTGGTTGACGCCCGCCTGCCCGATGGTTCACGTTTGAACGCGGTAATTCCACCTCTGGCATTGGATGGACCTTCACTCACGATTCGAAAATTCGGTTCGAATCCCCTGGGGTTGGAAGACCTGTTGCGCTTCGGTGCATTCACACCCGAAATTGCGATGTTGCTCGAAGGATCGATCAAGGCCCGCATCAACACGATCATCAGTGGTGGTACCGGTTCCGGTAAAACGACCTTGTTGAATACACTCTCCAGCTTCATTCAGAGCGATCACCGTGTGATTACGATTGAAGACGCTGCGGAACTTCAGTTGCAGCAGGAACACGTGCTGCGTCTGGAAACCCGTCCGCCGAATATTGAAGGTCGTGGTGCGATTACTGCAACCGATCTCGTAAAGAACGCCCTGCGTATGCGTCCCGACCGGATCATCATCGGGGAATGTCGTGGCGGCGAATCGCTGGACATGCTCCAGGCAATGAATACCGGTCACGAAGGTTCGTTGACCACGATTCACGCTAACACCCCTCGTGACGCGGTTTCCCGTCTGGAAACGATGATCACAATGGGGGGCGTGGAACTTCCGCTGAAAGCTCTCCGGCAGCAGTTCGCTGCGGCCGTCAACCTGATTATCCAGGTGAACCGCTTGCAGGGGGGGCCACGAAAAGTGACTCATGTGACCGAGGTGCTAAACCTCGAACAGGATACCGTGATCATGCAGGATATTTTCCTGTTCGTTCAGGATGGGATTGATGCGGACGGCCGCGCTTATGGCCACTTTGAAGCGACCGGTGTTCGTCCTGCATTTATGGATCAACTGGAAGCCGCTGGTGTGCGTCTGCCTTCGAATCTGTTTGCCAATCGCGTCCTGCAGTAAATAACAGTAGATAATCAGATCTCGAGCGATCGAGATGTATAATGGTAAAGGTAAAGCGAGATGGATCAGACACTCATCATCTCTATTGCTGCTTTTCTGGGAATGGTGGCGTTTGTCGGGGCGATCATGTTCGTCTTCAAGGATTTTTCGTCCAGCAAGGCGGAAGATCGACTGGCCGTAATCACCGGACAGAAAAGACACACCGAAGAAACAGCTTCCTTACTCAAAGAAGAAATGGTGAGAGGCGGGATGACCAGCCTTTCGGACCGTATCTCGGAATGGTTCGAAAAGTTTGGAAATCTCAAGCTGCTTATCGAACAGGCGGAAGCCCCGTTCAAGGCAGATACATTTCTGCTGATGACCGCGGTCGCTGCCTCGCTGGGTTTTGCAGCCGCCTGGTTTACGAACGCACCGGTCCCGCTCTGCCCGGTTGCGGCGATGGGAGCAGGAGCCATGCCTTTCATGTGGCTGCTCTTTCGTCGGAATCGACGATTCAAGAAATTTGCGCAACAGCTGCCTGACGCACTGGAACTGGTGGGACGTGCTTTACGTTCCGGTCACAGTCTTGCTTCAGGACTGAGCGTCGTGGTTCAGGAAATGCCATCTCCGATTGCCACCGAATTCGCGATGGCCTACGAGGAACAGAACCTCGGTGTGCCGATTGATGTTGCCCTGAAAAGCATGTTGAAACGGATGCCGAACCTGGACTTGAAGTTTTTCGTAACAGCGGTGGTCATTCAAAGACAGGCCGGGGGCGACCTGGCAGAGATCCTCGACAAAATTGGTTACATCATTCGTCAGCGTTTTAAGATCATGGGACAGGTTCAGGCATTGACCGGGGAAGGCCGTATCAGTGGTGTCGTACTGATGGCGTTGCCGATCGCGTTGTTCTTTGCGGTCTACTATCTCAATCCGGACTATGTGATGCTGCTGTTTACCGATGAACTCGGACGCAAAATGATTGCGGGGGCATCGTACTGCAGGTCCTGGGAGCGGTCTGGATCAAGAAGATTATTAACATCAAGATCTGAACGAACAGTCTGCCGGAGGCATCTCGGGCAGTAACGAATCAGACAGCGGAATACATTTCCAGAATACGATTGAGTTTGGGGAAGAAATTATGGATTATGTTCAATTGCTACCATGGGCGATCTTCGGGATGGTGATCGTGGGCGTGATCGCCGTGGTCAATAAGCTCAGTTCCGATAAATCGCGGGCTAATGAACGACTGGATGAATTACGCAATCCTCATCTGCGCAATGGCGGAGAAGAGGGTGCCTCGGCCAGCTCGCTGTTGGAGAAAGCAGCGCCGACTTTGTCGAAAGCACTGACTCCCAAGTCTGAGCTGGAAGAGAATCAACTGAAGGTGCGGATGGCGAACGCCGGGTATAACTCCGAGAACGCGCCATCCATCTTTCTTTCACTCAAAGTTGCCCTTGGATTATTCGGGGTCCTGATTGGATCCGGCTACGGTTTTTATAATTTCGGTCTGACTCAAAACGGCTGGACTTCGCTGGTGATTGCCGGGGGTATTGGATTCTATCTACCCGAAATCGTACTGCGTTTCATGTGTAAGGCGCGGATCGAACGCATCTTTCTCTCTTTGCCTGATGCGCTGGACCTGCTCGTTGTCTGCGTAGAAGCGGGCCTTGGTCTGGATGCTGCGATGCGGCGCGTCTCCGAAGAACTTGAGGAAACTGCGCCTGATGTCTGTAACGAGTTTGCTTTATGCAACTTACAGTTACAGATGGGACGTCCCCGACGTGAAGTGTTACACGACCTGGGAATTCGCAGTGGCGTCGATGATATGCGAGCACTCTCGGCGATTCTGATTCAGGCAGACAAGTTTGGTTCTTCAATCGCCCAGGCGTTACGCGTCCAGTCCGACAGTATGCGTGTCAAACGCAGCCAGCTGGCGGAAGAACAGGCGGCAATGACGGCTGTGAAAATGATCTTCCCGCTGGTGCTGTTCATCTTCCCCGGGATTTTCGTGGTGCTGGTCGGACCGGCGGCTATCATGATGATCAACGGGCTACTCTCGAGCTGATGCGCACAGACGCGACTCTCAATTTATTAACCAAATGTAAACACCTTTGAACAGTTTGTTAATCAAAGGTGTTTCTTTTTGTTGACACATCTCTCGGTCGTTCCCGCTTCGACTCCGGTCTGTGATCAGATTATCTCACATCCACAATGAATTGCCTATACATGCAAAGTATTGCATGCAGGTGTATAACTTGATTCGGGTTGCCAAAGATCGGGAAAATTTTATCTAACAGATGTTTGGCATTTCTTTTGCGGGTTCTGCGCCTGAATAAATTGAACCAGGGATCAGTGATCGGCTTCAGGATCCCTGAAGGTTCCGGAGAATAATGCCGGAATCGCTGTCTTGCAAAACTGTTCTTCGGGCCATTTGAACTGGTTGCCTGGTGCAAGGCACAACATCTGAAGCAGTCAGCATAACGGCACACCGTGAAAGAGCATGGCCTTCACAGTGTGTTAAGATGATTCTTTTGTTGAACTGATGCACTACGAGGAAAGTCGTTACGAATTGAAATAAGAACCGGTTCAAAACTTATTTAGATTGAAATCATTTGATGCCTGCCCCTCCCGACTGGCTGAAAACGATGGCAAATCAGGTTGCTGCATTGATGTACGACGTCGATGTACTGGCACCCATTGGTTGTCATTTCTTTCACCACCACAGCCGTGATGAATGGGAAGTCACACTCTTTGCTTCCAACACTGAGATTGTTGGCGGAGAGTGGGATGGCGTGCTTGCGCCTTCCAAGTTTTGCCTGGATATTCTCAAACTCCGTGAAATCTTCGACGAAATTACTGCTCTCTACTGGCAGGCACTCCCCGTCAGCTATGACGATCAGTTAGGGGCTCATGTCTCCGTTGAGGCTGTCTATGAAGGGCATCAGGTCTGGGTGCGAGTCCTGTCTGAGTCGCCTGAAGAATTTGAACCAGGTCGACGGATTGAAGCTTACGAATTCGATTTAAAAGAAATCTGGTAACCTGCCTGATCCCCCCTGAAACTCTTTCCCCAGCACTGAAACTCCACCTGCTCTCTCCCACACGAAGATTGATTCACTCCTCCTGAGCAGAGATTCTGCCCGCTGTTGTAGACCGGCTGGAACGACTCGTTTATGATTTAGGAGTCGGTTCTGTTTCGTGCCGTAGTACCAATGGAAGTGCGAGTTGAGAAGGAGATCAGAGAGATGCAGCTGGGGTTTGTGACTGCGATTCTGCCGGATTACGATTTGAAGCAGGTCTTTCAGGCCGCGTCTGAGATTGGCTACGACTGTGTGGAAGTCATGTGCTGGCCAGAGGGGAAAGACGCACGGCGTTATGCCGGCATCACGCATATCTCTGCCGAAGCGTTTACCGAATCAGATGTGACTACTGTTCGTCAACTCGCTGATGAATATGATATCTCGGTCAGTGCTTTGGGTTACTATCCCAATCCTCTCA is a window from the Gimesia benthica genome containing:
- a CDS encoding CpaF family protein translates to MAGHGLSHADPNMAFDDLKRLIHSKLVEKLDLSRVGDLEGDSLRREIRLVIEHLCDTENPLLNRSERERLIEEILDETFGFGPLELLLKDQDIADIMINGPKHVFVEKKGRIERSNVVFRDNQHLLQILDRIVSKVGRRVDETSPLVDARLPDGSRLNAVIPPLALDGPSLTIRKFGSNPLGLEDLLRFGAFTPEIAMLLEGSIKARINTIISGGTGSGKTTLLNTLSSFIQSDHRVITIEDAAELQLQQEHVLRLETRPPNIEGRGAITATDLVKNALRMRPDRIIIGECRGGESLDMLQAMNTGHEGSLTTIHANTPRDAVSRLETMITMGGVELPLKALRQQFAAAVNLIIQVNRLQGGPRKVTHVTEVLNLEQDTVIMQDIFLFVQDGIDADGRAYGHFEATGVRPAFMDQLEAAGVRLPSNLFANRVLQ
- a CDS encoding type II secretion system F family protein; its protein translation is MDQTLIISIAAFLGMVAFVGAIMFVFKDFSSSKAEDRLAVITGQKRHTEETASLLKEEMVRGGMTSLSDRISEWFEKFGNLKLLIEQAEAPFKADTFLLMTAVAASLGFAAAWFTNAPVPLCPVAAMGAGAMPFMWLLFRRNRRFKKFAQQLPDALELVGRALRSGHSLASGLSVVVQEMPSPIATEFAMAYEEQNLGVPIDVALKSMLKRMPNLDLKFFVTAVVIQRQAGGDLAEILDKIGYIIRQRFKIMGQVQALTGEGRISGVVLMALPIALFFAVYYLNPDYVMLLFTDELGRKMIAGASYCRSWERSGSRRLLTSRSERTVCRRHLGQ
- a CDS encoding type II secretion system F family protein translates to MDYVQLLPWAIFGMVIVGVIAVVNKLSSDKSRANERLDELRNPHLRNGGEEGASASSLLEKAAPTLSKALTPKSELEENQLKVRMANAGYNSENAPSIFLSLKVALGLFGVLIGSGYGFYNFGLTQNGWTSLVIAGGIGFYLPEIVLRFMCKARIERIFLSLPDALDLLVVCVEAGLGLDAAMRRVSEELEETAPDVCNEFALCNLQLQMGRPRREVLHDLGIRSGVDDMRALSAILIQADKFGSSIAQALRVQSDSMRVKRSQLAEEQAAMTAVKMIFPLVLFIFPGIFVVLVGPAAIMMINGLLSS